In Brachyhypopomus gauderio isolate BG-103 chromosome 11, BGAUD_0.2, whole genome shotgun sequence, a single genomic region encodes these proteins:
- the nkx1.2lb gene encoding NK1 transcription factor-related protein 1, whose amino-acid sequence MNRDQVQVGDICTDPPAPGVAAQTAVIVVVSPENMDNHGEKRLTTSDVVFSCPAGRDALQGDSRDNSARPEPAALAPATAHRTTSFSVLDILDPNKFTSKRQPPNRTGCDFAFGTENRGEDSDHAVVQKSHPEDYNCKKSSGILKDGFVFRSADENDFTRGNHDDEIQDDVCSESASALTGSADVELGHDDDDSIMKSASPSGQTQQSPSNGQNHQVKPKRKRSGSDSKSGKPRRARTAFTYEQLVALENKFKSTRYLSVCERLNLALSLSLTETQVKIWFQNRRTKWKKQNPGADTSAPTGGSGGGGPNGPNNGLGNLSPLSPSPPMSGHLSMHTGYPGHTPGGLVCTTQLPFLPSHAVLSPFMLGSQSYGAPAFYTAHL is encoded by the exons ATGAATAGGGATCAAGTGCAGGTGGGCGACATCTGTACCGATCCACCTGCGCCTGGCGTGGCTGCCCAAACGGCAGTAATCGTCGTTGTCTCTCCGGAGAACATGGACAACCATGGAGAAAAGAGACTTACTACCAGCGACGTGGTCTTCTCCTGCCCCGCGGGGAGAGACGCACTTCAAGGGGACAGTCGAGACAACTCGGCGCGGCCAGAGCCAGCTGCGCTCGCCCCCGCCACTGCTCATCGGACCACCTCTTTTTCGGTTCTAGATATTTTGGACCCAAATAAGTTTACAAGTAAGAGGCAGCCTCCTAACCGGACAGGCTGTGACTTCGCTTTTGGAACAGAAAATAGAGGCGAAGATTCAGATCATGCAGTGGTTCAGAAATCTCACCCAGAAGACTACAACTGTAAGAAGTCGTCCGGAATATTAA AGGACGGGTTCGTATTCAGATCTGCAGATGAAAATGATTTCACCCGTGGGAATCACGACGATGAGATTCAGGACGATGTGTGTAGTGAGAGCGCCAGTGCGCTTACTGGGAGCGCAGACGTTGAGTTGGGACACGACGATGACGACTCCATCATGAAAAGCGCCAGTCCCAGTGGCCAGACGCAGCAGTCGCCTTCAAACGGACAGAACCACCAGGTTAAACCGAAAAGAAAACGATCTGGGTCGGACTCGAAGTCTGGAAAGCCCAGAAGAGCTCGGACTGCTTTCACTTACGAACAACTCGTGGCGCTGGAAAATAAATTCAAGTCCACGCGCTACCTTTCTGTTTGCGAGCGACTTAATTTAGCTTTATCGTTAAGTTTAACAGAGACCCAAGTTAAAATCTGGTTTCAGAACCGTCGGACGAAGTGGAAGAAACAAAACCCAGGCGCAGACACGAGTGCTCCAACAGGCggcagtggtggaggaggtcCGAACGGCCCAAATAACGGCCTGGGTAACCTGAGTCCACTGAGTCCGTCTCCACCTATGAGTGGCCACCTGTCAATGCACACGGGCTACCCTGGACACACGCCCGGGGGACTAGTGTGCACCACCCAGTTACCCTTCCTGCCCAGTCACGCCGTCCTCTCACCCTTCATGCTGGGCTCTCAGAGCTACGGAGCTCCAGCCTTTTACACAGCACACTTGTAA